The Eriocheir sinensis breed Jianghai 21 chromosome 13, ASM2467909v1, whole genome shotgun sequence region NNNNNNNNNNNNNNNNNNNNNNNNNNNNNNNNNNNNNNNNNNNNNNNNNNNNNNNNNNNNNNNNNNNNNNNNNNNNNNNNNNNNNNNNNNNNNNNNNNNNNNNNNNNNNNNNNNNNNNNNNNNNNNNNNNNNNNNNNNNNNNNNNNNNNNNNNNNNNNNNNNNNNNNNNNNNNNNNNNNNNNNNNNNNNNNNNNNNNNNNNNNNNNNNNNNNNNNNNNNNNNNNNNNNNNNNNNNNNNNNNNNNNNNNNNNNNNNNNNNNNNNNNNNNNNNNNNNNNNNNNNNNNNNNNNNNNNNNNNNNNNNNNNNNNNNNNNNNNNNNNNNNNNNNNNNNNNNNNNNNNNNNNNNNNNNNNNNNNNNNNNNNNNNNNNNNNNNNNNNNNNNNNNNNNNNNNNNNNNNNNNNNNNNNNNNNNNNNNNNNNNNNNNNNNNNNNNNNNNNNNNNNNNNNNNNNNNNNNNNNNNNNNNNNNNNNNNNNNNNNNNNNNNNNNNNNNNNNNNNNNNNNNNNNNNNNNNNNNNNNNNNNNNNNNNNNNNNNNNNNNNNNNNNNNNNNNNNNNNNNNNNNNNNNNNNNNNNNNNNNNNNNNNNNNNNNNNNNNNNNNNNNNNNNNNNNNNNNNNNNNNNNNNNNNNNNNNNNNNNNNNNNNNNNNNNNNNNNNNNNNNNNNNNNNNNNNNNNNNNNNNNNNNNNNNNNNNNNNNNNNNNNNNNNNNNNNNNNNNNNNNNNNNNNNNNNNNNNNNNNNNNNNNNNNNNNNNNNNNNNNNNNNNNNNNNNNNNNNNNNNNNNNNNNNNNNCAATTTTAttctatagtccggcaaatcttaagtggcggcgaccctgttgccacgtctccaactcaCCTCGCACACCgtacctctcacacccttctgtgtgtgtgtgtgtgtgtgtgtgtgtgtgtgtgtgtgtgtgtgtgtgtgtgtgtgtgtgtgtgtttttctctctctctctctctctctctctctctcgcggcgttaaactcacaagtgttcaatgcgttaaggacctgggaattaaaatcgcatcaaatctcaaattctcacagcaatgcatcgatgcagcaaataaagtgaacagaatgttgggcttcattaaaagaaactttttattcaagaacaaagatgtaatacttccgctctacaatagtttagtcagaccccacttggaatatgcggtacagttttggtctccccaccatgcaaaggacattgctaaataaactagaaggtgttcagcgtcgagcaacaaaaatgatcccttccttgcgcaacaaatcctacgaagaaaggctttccacccttaacatgttctctcttgagaaacgtcgcctccgaggaaaactgatcgaatgttttaaaatacttaatggtttcacgaatgtagacagaacaaaactgtttatgatcgatgacactttgcgaacgaggaacaatggcataaaactcaaatgtagacaagtaaattcagactgtaccaaatttttcttcaccaacgttgtagtgcgataatggaataagctcccaccatcagtggtccagtgtaacacgattgacttctttgaaaacaagctcgaccgtcacttccttgaacttagtaTTAAGTAGAGtaaaaaagcaacgttttggagccatctgattaatgtaaaatcacttaggtttaaggacagaccaccaagtctggacatggggtctgtgtggtctgattttctatgtaattctatatattctatgtaattctctctctctctctctctctctctctctctctctctctctctctctctctctctctctctctctctctctcgtggcgagCTTCATTCACCTCGATGGCTGGGTCGGGAGAGGCAGGCCTGCGgccggtgagggaggaggaactggaggaggtaagggagaggctgGCCCGGCAACTCCCTCACTCCATTGTTGTAAGTATACTCGTAGGAACCATTGTGTACTGACTGGCTGGTGGTACGTTTTATACACGAGGGTGGAGGCAGGCAGTACACTATTTGTACACTCCCAGGAACCTTGTATAATGGACGGTGGGGATAAGCAATACACCATTATCGCATACACGTACGACCCATGAACACTAGATGTGGGGATAGTTACTAACTCCCACTTCACTACGTTTACTCCCTTACCCATCATATGAATTTTATTAAACTCGTTTCCTCATCGTTTCGGTATATAAAATGTGTAATGTAATTGTGGTTAATAAACCTAATTatgtacttatctatctatcttcctatttacATATCCGTCTTCTTGTGTATCTATCTACCACTGCCCAGGTGCACGGCGCTGTGTCCCTGGCCAAGCGCTATGGCCTCCACACCCTGCGTCCTGCCTCCATCCTAGTGCCGGCCTGCCCTCAGCCTTCCTGCCTCACCGTCATCACCAACCCGACCTCTAGCGTGAGTACTGTCAGCCAAGAAACTATCAGCGAAAGCACTTTAAGAACGATGGAGCAGAATGTGAGCGAAAACTGAGGGAAAGACACACATAGTGGTACAAGGATATGTGTGTCTGATGTACTCGTGTAGATAAAGACTATATTACTTTGTTCgaataaggggaaaaaatagaaaaagaaagcatCCATGTAAGATACGGGCCACTAAGCTTTTCCTGAAGGAAATCGTTGAAAGAATTTATATTTTTAGGCGAGAATCATGAGgttgtttcttttcatattaCTCCGTGTCCTGGCGGACGGTTAACTTCTTGGATGACTGTGTACCAGactccacccacccaccgccCTCCGCCTGGCGTTGTGGCTGCGCAGGGGTCGGCAACTCAAAATGCTACATGAGCCATTCATTTAATGAttcatagaaaaaaataatcttaATGTAAGAAAACAACAAATTATAAGGGATACACCTTCCTGATGCCTTAATATCTTTCCAAAGTCAAACAAAACAACCTAATATAGCCCTGAATAGTGTTACGGTGTATGATGCCCTCGGTTTGGAGAGGTAAATAACTATTTAAGAAGATTTGGGAGCAGCACAAATGTCCTGAAAGAGTCACAGGTTATCGAGCCTGTGATGATGCTCGCTGGACGGCCAGGCAGCCATAGGGGATCAGCAGGTGACTACAATAGGCCTATACAGCTGATGAGGCGGGCGGCACGCTAGGCCTCTTTAGTCTCTGATATCAAGAGGGCGGCAAAGGGGGCAGGGGGCGGGGGAGGTTGCTGGGTATCCCCACATGATGAAGTGGGTGATCCTTGAACCCTGAGCTGTAAGGGGTAGCCTTCTTACGCCATAACGTCCGTATATGTCCAGGTGGTTATGAACGTTGGCGCTGCAAGCTGCAAGTTTTGAGCAAGTTTCCGGGTTGCAAATTGGTCAGGATGAATGGGAAGACGGGTGGTTGGTCTGCAGAAGGAACCTAGGTGTCTGTGGCAGATAAATACATCagtgttttgaaaaaaaaaaaaaaaaaaattctttgggAGAAAAGCATCCgaggcttttatttatttattattttttttttttaaagctggACAGTGAAACTGAAGGAGCAGTTGCTACTGCAGGGGGTACGCGCGTCTTTCATGCTTCACTGCACAATAACAGTTTCGAGACCATGGACAGCTTATCTTAGTTTTCTACCTTGGTGAAAAGGCTTTTCCTGATTCGAAGGTAGTGGCGCGAGTATTTCAAACCTTATGCCGGTCAGATTATCGAAAACTTTCAacgatttttgtttgttttttcgaaTTTTTGACTGGCAATATATTTGACGATTAGGTACTTGGGGTTTCCGGATACCCGGGGCTGTAAGTGCAAGCGACTGCAGGTTGCATATATCGTAACTCGTGGACTATCTGTGCTTAGTGTTACATCCGTAGTGAAAAGGCTATAGGGCTGCTGTATAGGTGGCTGGTTCTCTGTTGGTACGTGTTCTTTGCAGGCCATGCAGACCCTGGTGGTGTTCTGGAATCCTGAGGAGGACACAGCGAGGGACGTGATGGACCAGCTCTCGCGGCTCGCTGTCCTAGACTGGAGTCAACCCGTGCACTTCATAGCAATCCCCACGGCCTTATTGGACTCAGTAAGTTCCTCTGTGTCCATATATAATCTTTGGCATCAGATGGCCTACTTATGAAATTATTCTATTATGGAACACCAAGAGTCCACGACCAAAGCGTGCAACTAAATGACTGAACTGCGACACCATGTTTATCAGCATTCAGTACATTTGGGGATCAATGTGGCTCTTCCGCAGATTGAGGCCGTGGGCAGTGTAGGAAGCCAAAGAGTGAGATACTCCAGGCAATATCCCGTGCATATCTACACGCTACAGACGGCAAGGACACAGGACGAGGGGTGAGTATCGAACACAACAGGCACATGTATGTCATAATTTATTAACACTGTTGATATGACGATGCACGATCTATTGATTTGTCTGCCATTTGTGCCACGGATAGCTGCTACTCAAGTAGGTGCAAGGCGTACTTGTGGTACTGGTTCTAGTCTCGGGTTCCTATGCAAGGTTGTATCTTGGTGCTTCATGACGTACTCCTCCAATACTAACATAGGCCAGATGGATCATCGTGAAATAAAATTTCAAGATTCATTTAATCATACATGCAGCGCCACACGCGGCCACCCGGAGAACTGTCCAAGAGGTACTTTTCATAGTGAACTCTGctctttttctatttcgggaTTCCACAATACAAGTTATTGCTCGGAGCCAAATGCACGCGGGCTCGTATCTACCTCATGAACAGCAACATGAGATGTTTCGTCTCCTGAATATTTCGTTTATGGCTGTATTTCCTGTCTCTAGTATCTAGTATCTCAAGTATAATTAAATTTCATGTTAGATGGGTATGATTTCTTAAAGTGTGGCTATTTCGACTCGTGGTCTTAAAATAGGGGTTTACAAACACGGTGCTGCAAATAGGGGTTTACAAACACGGGGCTGCAACACCAAAACTGTAAAAAGTTGGTAAACAAAGTGTAAAGCGTCCCCGttgtgcagacacacacacactctcgatcccttgtgcgggcacacacactcccttgtgccggcacacacactctctatcCCAATGTCAATATAAGGAATGTAGGGACACGCGCATCGGGGGgagggagtatgagggagggatgggaggtatagctgtGACCATGGACATAATTATAACAGGAGGCGCCTTCCCGCGCAGTAGGGGTttgcaggtaccggtaccagtaccggtcctaacggtaccagctaaacggtacagCACCGGTACCTGTTtgttcggtaccggtaccagattgcttggATTTATTtgttggatttattgataatttttcatgtccgatttttttttttaggttgctaataaatattgctattgttattagactatgatcgagtacatccaaaataactatacatgctatttttttatcgaaaaagtaaatattcacttcattcagagagagagagagagagagagagagagagagagagagagagagagagagagagagagagagagagagagagagagagagagagagagagagagtgtacaacagaagaaacatcctaattgagggcagaaataaatgagaggaaaaagtccactgtatgtgtgtgtatgtgtgtgtgtctgtgacacacacacacatacagtggactttttcctctcatttatttctgtgttcaccattcttcttcttctctctctctctgaatgaagtgaatatttactttttcgataaaaaaaaatagcatgtatagttattatggatgtactcgatcatagtctaataacaataacaatatttattagcaacctaaaaaagaatcgggcatgaagaattatccagtaaatccaataaataaatccaataataaaataatggagacgggagctatgatggaaacgaaaagcaggacaaaatggtgggaacttgggaagacggtcagcgaggcagtgactcagcaccgagcacaacattcaaggcttatcgtctccacagggcccataccgcatggcgactggcgaggccgCGCTCCGCCGAGcctcactaagatccaaacggtaccgggaCTAGTGGTAATGGTCAGTGCCGAGGGATCATCGAGGgaactgggtaccggtaccgggtgccggctgaatagattcttctcggcaccaggtaccggtaccaggtgccggttgaatcgattcttctcggcacccggtaccggtacctggtgccgagaagaatctattcagccggcacccggtaccggtacccagttccgggaagactcatgatcactcggcactgaccattacCACTAGtcccggtaccgtttggatcttagtgacgctcggcggagcgcggcctcgccagtcgccatgcggtatgggccctgtggagacgataagccttgaatgttgtgctcggtgctgagtcactgcctcgctgaccacCATTTTGTTGTCACTGTACAACAACTGGATTTATTGGATGATTCTTCATTTCCGAATCTTTTTTTAGgatactaatatatattgttattgttattagactatgagtacatccataataactacgtatacatatgctattctttttatcgaaaaaaatattcacttcattcaggagagagagagagagagagagagagagagagagagagagagagagagagagagagagagagagagagagagagagagagagagagagagagagagagttttctttacaaaaatttatttaggaattttATCAGACGgcatcgataaaaaaaaaaattggggtacgagtactaacggtacctgagttttcggtaccggtactaccgttactcaaattaacggtacctgcccatccctctAGTGTtacagtgtgtggcccctcggcctggcacacagcGTGCAGGAGAcacaggggagttactaacctgcagtagtacctatagcctagcctaaggcgcattgctaccacatcctgaggtgcactgtgtcgcccataggggtaaacacagtggtgggagacactagcataatggaggctgctggtgctgccattgtcacagcagtgtctgagttgggtagcaatgctattatggaaataatccctaattctattcttaacatagctaagcgtatagtcagtgccagggtccactgtgtcatcccgaatggcacgtcgagcaaggcagtctgccttttcattgtgctggatgtccacatgggagggcacccaggtgaagtggaccgtggcacctgcggcctcaagggcacggagggcagtcaggcacttaatcacagtctgtaggggaggaggacacaagttcatgtaatgcagcctggctatcgacaaacaagtatacatctttgcggaaagctgctacagtgtggagagcctcaagtatggcatacagctcagcccgggtcgaggacagataccctggcagccgcctggtaacctcaatgtcactgtacaacagaactgcagatttctatcatatgtagcctatctggttatacagttctcaactcacctgtgaaatgatgtagaaccactacgctcccttttcgtacagccataagaacataagaacgtaggagtctggaagaggccggtaggcctgtgcaaggcagctcctttgaacctaagctcccgtgtatctaactccacctaatatcgctgtccatgaatttatctaatctatttttgaatgtgacaattgtattagcactcaccacatgactgctaagccttttcaactcatccaccactctcctgaaccatgatgtcctccctgctatcctcaaagaacaccctcagtttgcaccaaggtggtgatgccgtgtgtggcagcctgaactacgtactgccgtgctatacaaggctgtgatctctgcagtattttactttaaggactagtatttactctatctctgtattcattcccatctagtgcttgggcaatgttctccgtccccacattttattgtcttattgtccagggggaggtaccgccccctcccttgttgtgctttccttcctaccattgtatctttttagtttcatggtgctacctgcacatgtattaatagttgtataatcacactctgtcctgcctgggggttgggatggaatgctcctcccttctcccttgttgtttacctgcaacaataaactatcaatcaatcaatcagtaaaccaatttttgcctatcgctgttgaatctgaatttatccagtttaaacccattacttcgtgtcctacccggttctcttaccaacaaaaccttatgaatatccctcttattaaagcccttcatccatttataaacctcgatcatgtctccacgcacccttcgcctttctagagaatgcaagtttaactgtttgagtctttcctcgtatggcaagtttctcaacccctgaatcatcttaatcctcctcctctgcaccgattctaacattttgatatccattctatagtaaggtgaccagagctgaaccgcatagtcaagatgaggtctaactaatgctaaatatagtttgaggaagacttcggcgcttctgttgcttacgctccttgaaataaatcccagtaccctatttgttcgatttctagcttgaatgcatagTGCCCTTggacatagatttacatacaaaatcagaccacacagaccccatggtccagactaggtggtctgtccttaaacctaagtcattttacattaatcagaaggctccaaaacgttgcatttctactctagttgatattaagttgaaggaagtgacggtcgagctttttttttgaaggagtcaatcgtgttacactggaccactgatggtgggagcttattccattctcgcactacaacgttggtgaagaaaaatttggtgcagtctgaatttacttgtctacatctgagttttacgccattgttcctcgtgcgcaaagtgtcatcgatcataaacaatgttgatctgtctacattcgtgaaaccattaagtattttaaaacattcgatcagttttcctcggaggcgacgtttctcaagagagaacatgttaagggtggaaagcctttcttcgtaggatttgttgcgcaaggatgggatcattttcgttacccgacgctgaacaccttctaatttagcaatatcctttgcatggtggggagatcaaaactgtatcgcatattccaagtgcggtctgactaaactactgtagagcgggagtattacatctttattcttgaataaaaagtttcttttaatgaagcccaacattctgttcgctttatttgctgcatcgatgcattgctgtgagaatttgaggtttgacgcgattttgacccccaagtccttgacgcattgaacgcttttgagtttaacgccgcgcatttcgtaatcgaacttcttattcctcgttccaacttgaaggacctggcacttgcttacgttaaagggcatctcccatctatccgacgaagctgaaattttgtgcaaatcctcttgaaggctttgcctgtcttcgtcagtgagaaccgagttaccgatctttgtgtcgtctggaaatttactaatgcgattattgagtccaacatccacgtcgttgatgtaaataatgaagagcactgggccaagaaccgagccctgagggacgtcactagtgaccggcgcccactctgagttaaatccgtcaatcacaactctttgttgtctgttgctcaaccaattcgcgatccattggtttacttgaccgtcaatacctatttgttttaatttgtaaagtaatttatgatgtgggactttatcaaacgctttctggaaatcaagatagactacgtccagtgatttggttacgtcataaacagtgaagaggtcgttataaaaggttaatagatttgataggcaggatcttttgtttcggaagccatgttgtgagtccccaattaatgagtggctttcaaggtaactcacaattttgtctctaattatgccctcaagtagcttacctgcaaccgaagttagactaatgggcctgtaattacctggtacttttttgtctcctt contains the following coding sequences:
- the LOC126997947 gene encoding glycine N-acyltransferase-like protein 3, with amino-acid sequence MAGSGEAGLRPVREEELEEVRERLARQLPHSIVVHGAVSLAKRYGLHTLRPASILVPACPQPSCLTVITNPTSSAMQTLVVFWNPEEDTARDVMDQLSRLAVLDWSQPVHFIAIPTALLDSIEAVGSVGSQRVRYSRQYPVHIYTLQTARTQDEGLPPEYVMASLKGSDATTVWTRWSLNAFDSLASTKHIITSFPSVGVYKREPSEPHQTKQSTNNPGSLEEGAERTLVSWTLLFKLGWIGHTFTLPQHRRRGLARAATQALARQLQFEGLLPYVLLWVGNDKSIKLHEGLGFRRQCEVHVLLAEPDQ